AATTGACTCCTGGTCCTGGAGATAATAAAAACGCCCTGAAACCAGGGCGCAAATTTAGCAAACCTAAAACAGATTGGTTTCCTTTAGTCGTTTCTCACTTTGAGCCAAAAACTTCTGTATCTTCCTCTCCAGATCCTCTGGAGACTGACGTTTACGGGGCGGGGCGGTTGCAGCCTTGATCGATAAGCTGTACTTGCCATCCTTGATCTCCAAAACCTTCACACGGACTGTGTCGCCCACTTTAACCTCGTCTTCTACCGCCTCGACAAACTTATGGGCAAGCTGGGAGATATGGACTAAGCCTTCTTCTCCATTGGGCAGTCTGACAAAGGCCCCAAACTTCGCTGTACTCGTCACAGTACCTTCGACAATGTCACCGACGTGCATTAAATACCTCCATTGATCGACGAATTTTCGGTGCAACATGAACAAACTAAGTATAACACATTATATCAGAGAGCGCACCCTTCTAGATTGCGCCTGATTTCACCCAGCCTGAATTTGCATCAACTGGAGAACATCCGCTAGTTTACGGAGCTGAGATCTACACATCATAAGAGCGAACCCACTTCAAAGGAGGAGTACTT
The DNA window shown above is from Bacillota bacterium and carries:
- a CDS encoding S1 RNA-binding domain-containing protein, yielding MHVGDIVEGTVTSTAKFGAFVRLPNGEEGLVHISQLAHKFVEAVEDEVKVGDTVRVKVLEIKDGKYSLSIKAATAPPRKRQSPEDLERKIQKFLAQSEKRLKETNLF